A stretch of Pseudomonas taetrolens DNA encodes these proteins:
- a CDS encoding maleate cis-trans isomerase family protein, giving the protein MNPGIGTLARIGQLYPSGGLCDHEPQLMAPEGVRFVTTRVPFRQTSLEADRKFAEGLEGHAQLLVDAGVDLLAINCTAATLLAGPERLRKRLFDATGLNSVTTIEAVVAGCRAQGMHRIGLLTPYPQEVIDVEREYFAGLGIEVVSALGQPCTTPVEQGSLPSAVWLELAQGFRGMALDGVLISCAGIQVAEVLATIEAQLNLPVVSSNQALVWMCLQQLRIEPQVQGFGSLFSKTLAGLA; this is encoded by the coding sequence GTGAACCCAGGAATCGGTACTTTGGCGCGTATAGGCCAGCTCTATCCATCGGGTGGCCTCTGCGACCATGAACCTCAATTGATGGCCCCCGAGGGGGTACGCTTTGTCACGACCCGCGTGCCGTTTCGGCAAACGTCCCTAGAGGCTGATCGCAAGTTTGCCGAAGGGTTGGAGGGGCACGCGCAGCTGCTCGTCGATGCCGGTGTCGACTTGCTGGCCATCAATTGCACTGCTGCGACCTTGCTGGCCGGGCCCGAGCGTTTACGCAAACGCCTGTTCGATGCGACGGGACTCAACAGTGTGACCACTATCGAGGCTGTTGTTGCGGGTTGTCGGGCGCAGGGCATGCACCGCATCGGTTTGTTGACGCCTTACCCGCAGGAAGTGATTGACGTCGAGCGCGAGTATTTTGCCGGTCTTGGCATTGAGGTGGTCAGTGCGTTGGGCCAGCCTTGCACCACCCCGGTGGAACAGGGCAGCTTGCCGTCAGCGGTCTGGCTGGAGTTGGCCCAAGGATTTCGCGGCATGGCGCTGGATGGTGTGTTGATCAGCTGTGCGGGGATTCAGGTGGCCGAGGTGCTGGCGACTATCGAAGCGCAGCTGAATTTGCCGGTGGTCAGCAGTAATCAGGCGCTGGTGTGGATGTGCTTGCAACAGTTGCGTATCGAACCTCAGGTGCAGGGCTTTGGTTCATTGTTCTCAAAGACTCTTGCTGGTCTTGCGTAA
- a CDS encoding TetR/AcrR family transcriptional regulator, with product MAQIKKMEIRDAIVESAFTLFKHKGYTATTMSSIAREAGVTVSNLYVYFDSKFLILYAIYTPWFQDQVVRLKDSVSRLRQPRARLKRILIGVWSELPMADQAFANCMIEALASAPRQQSKPNDLLKWAEAQISEMMLETLPQERHHLLDDGLLAHILWMAFDGFVINQRVGDCRDMEKIADLFTDMLLPD from the coding sequence GTGGCTCAAATCAAAAAAATGGAAATCCGCGATGCCATCGTCGAATCCGCATTCACCTTGTTCAAACACAAGGGGTACACGGCGACCACGATGAGCAGCATCGCTCGCGAAGCTGGAGTGACGGTATCGAACCTGTACGTCTACTTCGATTCCAAGTTCCTGATCCTCTATGCGATTTATACGCCCTGGTTTCAGGACCAGGTGGTCCGTCTCAAAGACTCGGTCAGCCGCTTGCGCCAGCCACGGGCACGGCTGAAACGAATACTGATTGGCGTTTGGTCAGAGCTGCCCATGGCCGACCAGGCCTTTGCCAACTGCATGATCGAAGCCCTGGCCAGCGCCCCTCGCCAACAGAGCAAACCCAATGATCTGCTCAAGTGGGCAGAGGCCCAGATCAGCGAGATGATGCTCGAAACCCTGCCCCAGGAGCGCCATCACCTGCTTGACGACGGCCTCCTGGCACACATTCTGTGGATGGCATTTGACGGCTTTGTCATCAACCAGCGCGTGGGCGATTGCCGCGACATGGAAAAGATTGCCGACCTGTTCACGGACATGCTCCTGCCCGACTGA
- the catA gene encoding catechol 1,2-dioxygenase — protein sequence MSVKISHMASTQDFLKEASGLLNEAGNPRVKALIHRILRDSVSIIEDLAVTSEEFWKAVNYLNVLGARQEAGLLVAGLGLEHYLDLLMDAEDELAGKSGGTPRTIEGPLYVAGAPLSEGEARLDDGVDPGVPLFMQGQVKNTAGEPLAGAVVDVWHANTGGTYSYFDTAQSAFNLRRRIVTDAEGRYRFRSIVPSGYGCAPDGPTQHLLDQLGRHGQRPAHVHFFISAPDHRHLTTQINLDGDQYLHDDFAYATRDELIARISFSDDQRRAEERGVSGRFAEIEFDFTLQSSAQPQEQQRQERVRALEG from the coding sequence ATGAGCGTCAAGATCTCCCACATGGCCAGTACCCAGGACTTTCTCAAAGAGGCCAGCGGGCTTCTCAACGAGGCTGGCAACCCGCGTGTCAAAGCCTTGATCCATCGTATTCTGCGTGACTCGGTGAGCATCATCGAAGACCTAGCGGTGACATCGGAGGAGTTCTGGAAGGCGGTCAACTATCTCAACGTGCTGGGCGCCCGACAGGAAGCCGGCTTGCTGGTGGCCGGTCTCGGTCTGGAGCATTACCTCGACCTGTTGATGGATGCCGAAGATGAGCTGGCCGGCAAGTCCGGTGGCACACCGCGGACCATTGAAGGACCGCTGTACGTTGCAGGTGCGCCACTTTCCGAGGGTGAGGCGCGACTGGATGACGGCGTCGATCCGGGGGTACCGCTGTTCATGCAAGGGCAGGTCAAAAACACGGCAGGTGAGCCGCTGGCCGGCGCAGTGGTAGACGTCTGGCACGCCAACACCGGCGGCACCTACTCCTATTTCGATACCGCTCAATCGGCCTTCAACCTGCGGCGCCGTATCGTTACCGATGCCGAGGGCCGCTATCGCTTTCGCAGTATCGTGCCGTCAGGCTATGGATGCGCTCCGGACGGGCCGACCCAGCATCTGCTCGATCAATTGGGCCGTCATGGCCAGCGTCCTGCGCATGTACACTTCTTCATTTCAGCGCCGGATCATCGTCACCTGACGACCCAGATCAACCTCGACGGTGATCAGTACCTGCATGACGATTTCGCTTACGCCACACGTGACGAGCTGATTGCCAGAATCAGCTTTAGCGATGATCAGCGCCGCGCCGAAGAGCGTGGGGTCAGTGGACGATTTGCCGAAATCGAGTTCGACTTCACCTTGCAGTCTTCTGCGCAGCCGCAAGAGCAACAACGCCAAGAACGGGTTCGCGCACTCGAGGGTTGA
- a CDS encoding nuclear transport factor 2 family protein translates to MNDFSRLAERLHRLEACEAIRQLKARYAALADAKYTADYRRQEPVRLKEVAREQAGCFTPQAVWYGAEFGGDRVGREALAEWFEQSPWCFAAHYYLGADIDVDGRQARANWRLWQLALCADSTEAVLLMGRTEETYLHTEAQGWLIDSMRFCDVQVTALGAGALPLAPGLEALRARTPFPVRTAY, encoded by the coding sequence ATGAACGACTTTTCACGTTTGGCCGAGCGCTTGCACCGGCTGGAAGCCTGTGAGGCCATTCGGCAGCTCAAGGCCCGTTACGCGGCCTTGGCCGACGCCAAATACACCGCCGACTATCGCCGGCAGGAGCCTGTACGTCTGAAGGAAGTGGCCAGGGAGCAGGCCGGGTGCTTTACCCCGCAGGCGGTCTGGTATGGCGCCGAGTTCGGTGGCGACAGGGTCGGGCGGGAAGCGCTGGCCGAGTGGTTTGAACAGTCGCCCTGGTGCTTTGCCGCGCATTATTACCTCGGTGCGGACATCGACGTCGACGGCAGGCAGGCCCGGGCAAACTGGCGCCTGTGGCAATTGGCGCTGTGTGCCGACAGCACTGAAGCGGTGTTGTTGATGGGGCGCACCGAGGAGACGTACCTGCATACCGAAGCGCAAGGCTGGCTGATCGATTCGATGCGTTTTTGCGACGTGCAAGTGACGGCGCTGGGGGCTGGAGCCTTGCCATTGGCGCCTGGGCTTGAGGCCTTGCGTGCGCGAACCCCTTTTCCGGTGCGCACTGCGTACTAA
- a CDS encoding aromatic ring-hydroxylating oxygenase subunit alpha produces MSTKRTFITDDYPELGKGPVPTEPYISAEYYEREKEHIFKKTWLEVGRVEEIPNAGDYMVKDLECADASIIVVRNKKGQINAMHNACSHRVNQIAYEKCGTTRKFSCKFHGWAFDLDGNLTGVPEEECFFDLDKSANGLTRVSCEVWQGFIFINMQLKPQQSLEDYLKPMFGSIEGYPFEKLTSGFSWVSEVECNWKLALDAFQEAYHVAYIHGLSIADAVEKDASGAMPPLGALCGEYHRRLSLSGNQKSVYGNPKAMTEGGQAFEEALIEASKSKPISAAALRGAVGSATYDFPVEALPEGMNWTKSPNWLFDINVVFPDLYLSLRPNYFQCYTFRPTAYNRTRVECRVFYPQMTTAGGRFFVEYMKVALRDVLLEDMSTVERTQKAAETGAKRFMFLQDNEVLVRHNYHAVERMLERNAAQAAAE; encoded by the coding sequence ATGAGCACTAAGCGCACCTTTATCACTGATGACTATCCCGAGCTGGGTAAAGGCCCGGTGCCGACCGAGCCCTACATCTCTGCTGAGTATTACGAGCGTGAAAAAGAGCACATCTTCAAGAAGACCTGGCTTGAAGTAGGGCGGGTTGAAGAAATCCCCAACGCCGGGGATTACATGGTCAAGGACCTGGAATGTGCCGATGCGTCGATCATCGTTGTGCGCAACAAAAAGGGGCAAATCAACGCGATGCACAACGCCTGTTCGCACCGGGTCAATCAGATCGCCTATGAAAAATGCGGGACCACCCGCAAGTTCTCCTGCAAATTCCACGGTTGGGCGTTTGATCTGGATGGCAACCTGACCGGCGTGCCGGAAGAAGAGTGCTTCTTTGATCTGGATAAGTCCGCCAATGGCCTGACGCGAGTCTCCTGCGAAGTCTGGCAAGGTTTCATCTTCATCAACATGCAGCTGAAACCGCAGCAGTCTCTCGAGGATTACCTCAAGCCCATGTTCGGTTCGATCGAGGGCTATCCGTTTGAAAAACTGACCTCGGGCTTCTCCTGGGTCAGTGAGGTGGAATGCAACTGGAAGCTGGCGCTGGATGCCTTTCAGGAGGCTTACCATGTCGCCTACATTCACGGCCTGTCGATCGCCGATGCGGTCGAGAAGGACGCAAGTGGTGCCATGCCGCCCCTGGGGGCCCTGTGTGGCGAGTACCACCGTCGGTTGTCTCTGTCGGGTAACCAGAAGTCAGTCTATGGCAACCCCAAGGCTATGACCGAAGGCGGTCAGGCCTTTGAAGAGGCGTTGATTGAAGCGAGCAAGTCCAAGCCGATCTCGGCGGCGGCGCTACGCGGCGCAGTAGGGAGTGCCACCTATGATTTCCCTGTCGAGGCATTGCCCGAGGGCATGAACTGGACCAAGAGCCCCAACTGGTTATTCGATATCAACGTCGTGTTCCCGGACCTGTATTTGTCCCTGCGACCCAATTACTTCCAGTGCTACACCTTCCGCCCTACGGCCTACAACCGCACGCGTGTCGAGTGCCGGGTGTTCTACCCGCAGATGACCACGGCCGGCGGGCGCTTTTTCGTGGAGTACATGAAAGTCGCTTTACGCGATGTGCTGCTCGAGGACATGAGCACCGTGGAGCGCACGCAAAAGGCCGCCGAGACTGGCGCCAAGCGTTTCATGTTCCTGCAGGACAACGAAGTACTCGTGCGTCACAACTATCACGCTGTCGAGCGCATGCTGGAACGCAATGCTGCTCAAGCCGCTGCGGAGTAA
- a CDS encoding asparaginase: MTTQYRPKIAVIGTGGTFAMQARDLFDWVEYSESGVVLPIDHLLEQLGEVAPHIECIPVPFRALGSTAITPVDWLELARLIERTASERPDIEGFVITHGTATMEETAYFLDLALDLDAGLVLTGAQRPVNTAGSDVLANLRAALAVATSAQAKECGALVVMDNKAYAARDVSKGSSFDLNAFEAIPYGPLAQVGALAQVHWRRSLPVNGWHARFQFEGVSTLARVDIATSYAGGDGVVIDALVAAGSRAIISAGLAPGRPASGEVAAIRRATAAGVIVVQATRAQRGIVPEQAFLLRDGVLAGGDLSPHKLRILLMLALTQGLSGSQLQDCILMA, from the coding sequence ATGACGACTCAGTACCGTCCCAAGATTGCCGTCATCGGTACCGGCGGCACGTTCGCCATGCAGGCCCGAGATCTGTTCGATTGGGTGGAATACAGCGAAAGTGGCGTGGTCTTGCCGATTGATCATCTGCTTGAGCAGCTGGGGGAAGTGGCCCCTCATATCGAGTGCATCCCGGTGCCGTTCCGGGCGTTGGGCAGTACGGCAATTACCCCGGTTGACTGGCTGGAACTGGCGCGCCTGATCGAGCGCACCGCAAGCGAGCGTCCGGATATCGAAGGGTTCGTCATCACCCATGGCACGGCCACCATGGAGGAGACGGCTTACTTCCTCGACCTGGCCCTGGACCTTGATGCGGGGCTGGTATTGACCGGTGCCCAGCGTCCGGTCAATACCGCCGGCAGTGATGTGCTGGCCAATCTGCGCGCCGCTCTGGCCGTGGCGACCAGTGCCCAAGCCAAAGAGTGCGGTGCACTGGTGGTCATGGATAACAAGGCTTACGCCGCCCGGGATGTGAGCAAGGGTTCGAGCTTTGATCTCAATGCATTCGAGGCCATTCCTTACGGGCCGCTGGCGCAGGTGGGCGCCCTGGCTCAGGTGCATTGGCGACGCAGTTTGCCTGTGAATGGTTGGCATGCACGTTTTCAATTTGAAGGCGTGAGCACGCTGGCGCGGGTTGATATTGCCACCTCTTATGCGGGGGGAGATGGCGTGGTCATTGATGCACTGGTTGCTGCGGGCAGTCGGGCGATCATCAGTGCCGGGCTGGCCCCTGGCCGCCCGGCGTCAGGCGAGGTGGCGGCGATCAGGCGAGCAACCGCCGCCGGGGTCATCGTGGTTCAGGCGACCCGGGCGCAGCGCGGGATTGTCCCGGAACAGGCGTTTCTCCTGCGCGACGGTGTTCTCGCGGGGGGGGATCTGAGTCCGCACAAGTTGCGCATATTGCTGATGCTGGCTTTGACCCAGGGGCTTTCGGGGTCGCAGTTGCAGGATTGCATTCTCATGGCGTAG
- a CDS encoding non-heme iron oxygenase ferredoxin subunit yields the protein MTASQALIFPEQAQSGQWIAVGTLAELFGQEECAGVQISGRKVGLFKVNGEVFAIDDICTHGNALLSDGDLDGYEIECPLHAGAFDLRSGKALCSPLLKNTRCHSVKIEDDCVFVQLASPEA from the coding sequence ATGACTGCATCGCAAGCATTGATATTTCCTGAGCAGGCGCAGAGTGGGCAATGGATTGCTGTAGGGACGCTGGCCGAACTGTTCGGCCAGGAAGAATGTGCAGGTGTCCAGATCAGTGGCCGCAAGGTGGGCCTGTTCAAGGTCAACGGCGAGGTGTTTGCCATTGATGATATTTGCACCCATGGCAACGCGCTGCTAAGCGACGGTGATCTGGACGGTTATGAAATCGAATGTCCGCTGCATGCGGGAGCTTTCGACCTGCGCAGTGGCAAGGCGCTGTGCAGTCCGCTGTTGAAAAACACCCGGTGCCATTCGGTAAAAATCGAAGACGATTGCGTGTTCGTCCAGCTTGCAAGCCCGGAGGCCTGA
- a CDS encoding OprD family porin has protein sequence MNRPCFAAPLLFSIGTSLANYALAGFVEDSKASVELRNFYLNRDFRQGNAPQSRTDEWAQGVTGRLVSGFTEGTVGFGVDALGQLGIKLDSSPDRRGSGLLPAGDSGRAADSYSKLGLTAKARVGKTVLNLGTLQPTLPVVMYNDTRLLGSSFRGGVLNSQDIQGLSFNAGRLTRASLRDASSTEDIGYGAASSDHFDFAGANYALTPQLGLSYYGASLQDIYRQQFVGLTHRWPLAEGVVLKSDIRYFDSRDEGRKLAGRIDNRNFNGMIGLEYKAHRLTTAWQYLSGDGDFPFLNGAEPFVANLVTYNLFTRAQEDSWQLRYDYDFAAWGVPGLTFMTRYVDGRNVKTATVKDGREWERDTDLAYVVQEGPLKGVSIRWRNVTFRSGDGLTTDVDENRLIVGYTLALW, from the coding sequence ATGAACCGACCTTGCTTTGCCGCACCTTTGCTGTTTTCCATCGGTACTTCTCTGGCCAACTACGCCCTGGCGGGCTTTGTCGAAGACAGCAAAGCCAGTGTGGAGCTGCGCAACTTCTACTTGAATCGTGATTTTCGCCAGGGCAACGCACCACAGTCCAGGACCGACGAATGGGCGCAGGGTGTTACGGGGCGGCTGGTCTCGGGTTTTACCGAAGGCACTGTGGGCTTCGGTGTCGATGCGCTGGGGCAACTGGGTATCAAGCTTGACTCCAGCCCGGACCGGCGGGGTTCGGGGTTGCTGCCTGCTGGCGATAGCGGGCGGGCCGCCGACAGTTACAGCAAGTTGGGGCTGACGGCCAAGGCGCGTGTCGGCAAGACCGTGTTGAATCTCGGGACGCTGCAACCGACGCTACCGGTGGTGATGTACAACGACACGCGGTTGCTGGGCTCGTCATTTCGTGGTGGTGTGTTGAATTCGCAGGACATCCAGGGTCTGTCGTTCAATGCGGGGCGATTGACCCGGGCCAGCCTGCGTGACGCCTCCAGCACTGAAGATATCGGCTATGGCGCGGCATCCAGCGATCACTTCGATTTTGCCGGTGCCAATTATGCGCTGACTCCGCAGTTGGGCCTGAGTTATTACGGCGCGAGCCTGCAGGACATTTACCGCCAGCAATTCGTAGGCCTGACACACCGTTGGCCATTGGCTGAAGGTGTCGTGTTGAAAAGCGATATTCGTTATTTTGATAGCCGTGACGAAGGTCGCAAGCTGGCCGGTCGCATCGATAACCGTAACTTCAACGGGATGATTGGCCTGGAATACAAGGCCCATCGATTGACCACCGCCTGGCAGTATTTGTCGGGGGATGGTGATTTTCCGTTCCTCAACGGTGCTGAACCCTTTGTGGCCAACCTGGTGACCTATAACCTGTTTACCCGTGCGCAAGAGGATTCATGGCAACTGCGTTACGACTATGACTTCGCCGCTTGGGGTGTGCCCGGCCTGACGTTCATGACGCGTTATGTGGATGGGCGCAACGTCAAGACTGCAACCGTTAAGGACGGGCGTGAGTGGGAGCGAGACACCGATCTGGCCTACGTTGTGCAGGAGGGCCCATTGAAAGGTGTGAGCATACGCTGGCGCAACGTCACCTTTCGTTCGGGCGACGGTCTGACCACCGATGTCGATGAGAATCGATTGATTGTCGGGTACACCCTGGCGCTCTGGTAG
- a CDS encoding MFS transporter has product MHITETSHAGAAVHPPLPTMLLVLGLCWAAILSEGYDIGVMGTIVPALLSDPQWNLTPLEIGAMSSSALFGTLIGAYFISPWSDIIGRKPLIILCIALFSGSMLAAAWAPTPQIFSLVRGIGGLGLGGVIPVAAALTIEYSPPHRRNLNFALMYSGYPLGALLSAWVGMTFMPEHGWRAVVGAGAIALLLIPVMLLWLPESLEFLVAKKRIRQAQKLAARLGINQLPAAPATKGPAQQSAFREILAEVFSRRNRRGTLCLWIAQCTAVMVVYGLGTWLPQYMRHNGYDLGSALMFFAIFNLAAALGGIVIGRIADRFGARRTLALGFTFGACAIAALSLKNSLMMNYVLVACAGFGSVAVALVQLGYIANYYAPHARASATGWAVGIGRFGAMGGPILGGFVAGLQLESYWNFMVFAAAAIAAAIAIVMTPAPAHER; this is encoded by the coding sequence GTGCACATTACTGAGACGAGCCATGCCGGGGCGGCAGTCCACCCCCCTCTTCCCACCATGCTTCTGGTATTAGGCCTGTGCTGGGCCGCCATTCTGTCGGAGGGTTATGACATCGGCGTCATGGGCACCATCGTGCCAGCCTTGCTTAGCGATCCTCAATGGAATCTAACGCCGCTGGAAATCGGCGCCATGAGCAGCTCCGCACTGTTCGGCACCCTGATTGGCGCCTACTTCATCAGCCCCTGGAGCGACATCATCGGGCGCAAGCCCCTGATCATCCTCTGCATCGCGCTGTTCTCGGGCTCGATGCTGGCTGCGGCCTGGGCCCCTACCCCGCAGATTTTCTCGCTGGTCAGAGGCATTGGCGGACTGGGACTGGGGGGCGTTATCCCGGTAGCCGCCGCCTTGACGATCGAGTACTCGCCACCGCACCGGCGCAACCTGAACTTCGCCCTCATGTACTCCGGCTATCCGCTCGGCGCCCTGCTTTCGGCCTGGGTCGGCATGACATTCATGCCGGAACATGGCTGGCGTGCAGTGGTCGGAGCAGGCGCCATCGCACTGCTGCTGATTCCGGTCATGCTGCTGTGGCTACCTGAATCTCTCGAGTTTCTGGTGGCGAAAAAGCGCATCCGCCAGGCCCAAAAACTTGCTGCACGACTGGGCATCAACCAACTGCCTGCAGCCCCCGCCACCAAGGGCCCGGCTCAACAGTCCGCCTTCCGGGAAATCCTTGCCGAAGTGTTTTCCAGACGAAACCGCCGAGGCACGCTGTGCCTGTGGATAGCCCAATGCACAGCTGTCATGGTGGTTTACGGGCTTGGCACATGGCTGCCGCAGTATATGCGCCACAACGGCTACGATCTGGGATCGGCACTCATGTTTTTCGCCATTTTCAACCTGGCCGCAGCTCTCGGAGGCATCGTCATAGGACGGATTGCCGATCGCTTTGGCGCACGGCGCACGCTCGCTCTCGGATTTACCTTCGGAGCCTGCGCCATTGCCGCGCTGTCGCTGAAAAACTCTCTCATGATGAACTACGTACTGGTCGCCTGCGCGGGCTTTGGCAGCGTGGCCGTCGCCCTGGTCCAACTGGGTTATATCGCCAACTACTACGCACCTCACGCACGTGCGTCAGCGACAGGCTGGGCGGTCGGCATCGGACGTTTCGGCGCCATGGGCGGGCCGATTCTCGGCGGTTTCGTTGCCGGGCTTCAGCTCGAGAGCTACTGGAATTTTATGGTCTTTGCAGCGGCGGCCATTGCTGCAGCCATCGCGATCGTCATGACGCCCGCTCCAGCCCACGAAAGATAA
- a CDS encoding NAD(P)/FAD-dependent oxidoreductase, whose amino-acid sequence MSVRRVAIIGAGHAGGRVAQHLVALDSTCQVLLIGDEPYAPYERPALSKAVLAGEQAWGELMLAADEFWSSNPRLERITARVIGLDSERRRLSLDDGRQLDFDELVVATGGAARQLNVPGSDLPGLHVLRGIGDCEKLSATLVAGSRLLVVGAGVIGMEVAATASGLGVAVTVLDVSDQIMRRCLPAPVSQWLATQHQQAGVAFKSQVGVQSITHDGAVYQVQVQGPEGALEVLEAEQVLLAIGIDCDTEFLREAGITCRNGVLVDGFCRSPDAPWCYAVGDVANCDNAFYGRSLRQETWRNAENQALAVAQQIAGSAQPYAEIPWMWTDQLGHNIQVVGLIDDADEHVWRGDLAQGKATLVLFREQRVVAAVMINQGKERKALEGLIRDRRVVDRALLGDVSVSLKAVAA is encoded by the coding sequence ATGAGTGTCCGACGCGTTGCGATTATCGGCGCCGGGCACGCCGGCGGGCGTGTAGCCCAGCACTTGGTGGCACTGGACAGCACTTGCCAGGTGCTGCTGATCGGCGATGAGCCGTATGCGCCTTATGAGCGCCCGGCGTTGTCCAAGGCTGTACTGGCGGGTGAGCAGGCGTGGGGCGAGCTGATGCTGGCCGCAGACGAGTTCTGGAGCAGTAATCCCCGGCTGGAGCGTATTACTGCGCGGGTGATCGGACTGGACAGTGAACGTCGTCGATTGAGTCTTGATGACGGACGTCAGCTCGATTTCGACGAGTTGGTGGTGGCCACTGGCGGCGCGGCGCGCCAATTGAATGTGCCGGGGAGCGATTTGCCCGGGTTGCATGTACTCAGAGGGATTGGCGACTGCGAGAAACTGAGCGCGACTCTGGTCGCCGGCTCGCGGCTGCTGGTGGTCGGAGCAGGCGTTATCGGTATGGAAGTGGCTGCAACGGCATCGGGGCTGGGGGTCGCGGTGACAGTGCTGGATGTCTCCGATCAGATTATGCGGCGCTGCCTGCCAGCCCCCGTTTCGCAGTGGCTGGCGACCCAGCATCAGCAGGCGGGTGTCGCGTTCAAGTCGCAGGTTGGCGTGCAGTCAATCACCCATGACGGTGCGGTTTATCAGGTCCAGGTGCAAGGCCCTGAGGGCGCGCTGGAGGTACTGGAGGCCGAGCAGGTGCTGCTCGCCATTGGTATTGACTGCGACACCGAATTTCTCCGGGAGGCGGGCATCACGTGTCGCAACGGGGTGCTGGTCGACGGGTTCTGCCGCAGTCCGGATGCTCCGTGGTGCTATGCCGTGGGCGATGTTGCCAACTGCGATAACGCCTTCTACGGCCGATCGTTGCGCCAGGAGACCTGGCGCAACGCGGAAAACCAGGCGCTGGCTGTCGCGCAGCAGATTGCCGGGAGTGCGCAGCCTTATGCTGAAATTCCCTGGATGTGGACTGACCAGCTTGGGCACAACATTCAGGTTGTCGGCTTGATCGATGACGCCGACGAACATGTCTGGCGCGGCGATCTGGCCCAGGGCAAGGCGACTCTGGTGCTGTTTCGCGAGCAGCGGGTGGTGGCGGCGGTGATGATCAATCAGGGCAAGGAGCGCAAGGCGCTGGAAGGGTTGATCCGGGATCGCCGGGTTGTCGACCGGGCGCTGCTGGGGGACGTGTCAGTGTCCCTGAAGGCGGTGGCGGCATGA